In a single window of the Dryobates pubescens isolate bDryPub1 chromosome Z, bDryPub1.pri, whole genome shotgun sequence genome:
- the LOC104306797 gene encoding aquaporin-3, whose translation MGRQKDVLATIEEHLRIRNKLVRQALAECLGTLILVLFGCGSVAQIVLSKGTHGGFLTVNLAFGFAVTLGILIAGQVSGGHLNPAVTFAMCFLAREPWIKLPIYALAQTLGAFLGAGIVFGLYYDAIWAFGNNHLYVTGQNATAGIFATYPSQHLNIVNGFFDQFIGTASLIVCVLAIVDPYNNPVPTGLEAFTVGFVVLVIGTSMGFNSGYAVNPARDFGPRLFTAIAGWGTEVFWTGKQWWWVPIVAPFLGAIAGVVVYQLTIGCHDEPSPPASEQETVKLANVKHKERV comes from the exons ATGGGAAGGCAAAAGGACGTTCTTGCTACTattgaggagcatctgaggatCAGAAACAAATTAGTGCGGCAAGCACTGGCTGAATGCCTGGGGACTCTGATCCTGGTG CTGTTTGGCTGTGGCTCTGTTGCTCAGATTGTGCTCAGCAAAGGGACTCATGGAGGTTTCCTGACTGTCAACCTGGCCTTTGGCTTTGCTGTGACACTTGGCATTTTGATCGCGGGACAGGTATCAG GTGGACACCTGAACCCAGCTGTCACTTTTGCCATGTGCTTCTTGGCCCGGGAGCCCTGGATCAAGCTACCAATTTATGCTCTAGCACAAACCCTGGGGGCTTTCCTTGGAGCTGGCATAGTCTTTGGGCTGTACTATG ATGCCATCTGGGCTTTTGGCAATAACCACCTGTATGTAACAGGACAGAATGCCACTGCTGGTATCTTTGCCACGTACCCTTCTCAGCATCTGAACATTGTGAATGGATTCTTTGACCAG TTCATTGGCACTGCCTCCCTGATTGTTTGTGTCTTGGCTATTGTTGATCCCTACAACAACCCTGTCCCCACTGGGCTGGAGGCTTTCACAGTTGGCTTTGTTGTCCTTGTTATTGGAACATCGATGGGCTTCAACTCTGGCTATGCTGTCAACCCTGCCAGAGACTTTGGGCCTCGTCTCTTCACAGCCATTGCTGGCTGGGGCACCGAAGTCTTCTG GACTGGTAAGCAGTGGTGGTGGGTTCCAATTGTTGCTCCTTTCCTTGGGGCCATTGCCGGAGTGGTGGTCTATCAGCTGACGATTGGCTGTCATGATGAGCCTTCTCCACCTGCCTCTGAGCAAGAAACCGTCAAGCTGGCTAATGTGAAACATAAGGAAAGAGTCTGA